Proteins from a single region of Ziziphus jujuba cultivar Dongzao chromosome 1, ASM3175591v1:
- the LOC107421357 gene encoding cysteine-rich repeat secretory protein 38, giving the protein MKTLHFAAVFVILLTLSGIITCYADINMNLGSQCSVDDKSTAENEFQINRRNLLDSLAANGPFQNGFYKTQTGEKSVKVYGLVQCRGDISANDCGNCINNMTKEALNSCPKSKSVWIWFRWCFLRYSNASFFGSMELSSGAWSNETNFDDPSMGSKGLDFMGRLASNASKQPLKFQTSVLDVGRGKRYGMAQCTRDINQDECHKCLNNQLVTFKEIIGNKRGWETHGSNCFMWYNYHHFYFNISTPASEGGRPSSHKGAAIAPVAAVLALLMVL; this is encoded by the exons ATGAAAACACTACATTTTGCTGCAGTTTTTGTCATATTGCTAACTCTAAGTGGCATTATAACCTGCTATGCAGATATTAATATGAATCTCGGTTCACAGTGCTCGGTAGACGATAAATCTACCGCAGAGAATGAGTTCCAGATCAATAGAAGAAATCTGTTAGATTCCCTGGCCGCCAATGGACCCTTTCAGAACGGTTTCTACAAAACTCAAACTGGTGAGAAATCTGTAAAAGTCTATGGCCTTGTACAATGTAGAGGAGACATTTCTGCCAACGATTGCGGTAATTGCATAAATAACATGACCAAAGAAGCACTGAATTCGTGCCCCAAGAGCAAAAGTGTTTGGATATGGTTCAGGTGGTGTTTTCTACGCTATTCGAATGCTAGTTTTTTTGGATCTATGGAGCTAAGTTCTGGAGCTTGGTCGAACGAGACTAATTTCGATGATCCATCAATGGGTTCGAAAGGACTCGACTTCATGGGCAGACTAGCATCAAATGCTTCAAAACAGCCATTGAAGTTCCAAACTTCAGTGCTGGATGTAGGCCGTGGGAAGAGGTACGGCATGGCTCAGTGCACAAGAGATATCAATCAGGACGAGTGTCACAAGTGCCTGAATAATCAGCTTGTGACTTTTAAAGAAATCATTGGAAATAAAAGAGGATGGGAAACCCATGGATCTAATTGTTTTATGTGGTATAATTACCACCACTTTTACTTCAACATATCAACCCCTGCAAGTGAAG GTGGAAGACCCTCTTCACATAAAGGAGCTGCAATTGCCCCGGTCGCTGCTGTTTTAGCACTTCTGATGGTTCTTTAG
- the LOC107421320 gene encoding sulfite exporter TauE/SafE family protein 2 — protein sequence MRNHSFEWLLIFFLIFITFDNSYAKQSKPISEIPSFDYFLNKTKRWMISQAQPHETQLNFSVRTIAAGVLCFIAASISSAGGIGGGGLFIPILTIVAGLDLKTASTFSAFMVTGGSIANVFCNMLSACPRYGGKTLIDFDIALLSQPSMLLGVSVGVICNLVFPEWLITILFAIFLAWSTSKTCRNGVVCWKTESEELRRNGSGNDDDDERKGSKSVEEPLLAAEENCKMMRFPWMKLGILILVWSSFCFLYLLRGNRDGQGITSIKPCGLGYWMLSLFQIPLALAYTAWMICRKDSLSYQTFHHKDIEDLTQSRQLNQLTFPVMALLAGVLGGVFGIGGGMLISPLLLQVGITPEVTAATCSFMVFFSSTMSSFQYLLLGMKHIDIAFVFATICFVASLLGLVVVHRAIQQYGRASLIVFSVSIVMALSTVLMTSYGALDVWRNYISGKYMGFKLPC from the exons ATGAGGAACCATAGCTTTGAATGGCTGCTAATCTTCTTCCTCATTTTCATTACCTTCGATAATTCCTATGCAAAACAATCAAAACCCATCTCAGAAATCCCCAGTTTTGACTACTTTCTGAACAAAACCAAGCGATGGATGATTAGCCAAGCACAGCCACATGAAACACAACTGAATTTCTCAGTCCGTACAATAGCTGCAGGAGTTCTATGCTTCATAGCCGCCTCTATATCTAGCGCCGGCGGAATTGGCGGCGGGGGACTTTTCATACCAATATTAACAATTGTGGCGGGTTTGGACCTCAAAACAGCCTCGACCTTTTCGGCTTTCATGGTGACAGGAGGTTCGATTGCCAATGTTTTCTGCAACATGTTATCGGCCTGTCCCAGATACGGCGGCAAGACATTGATTGACTTCGACATAGCGCTTTTGTCGCAGCCGTCTATGTTACTTGGTGTCAGTGTCGGAGTTATATGCAACCTTGTTTTCCCCGAGTGGCTTATTACTATACTTTTTGCTATTTTCCTTGCTTGGTCTACCTCCAAGACGTGTAGAAATGGAGTGGTGTGTTGGAAAACGGAATCAGAAGAGCTGAGGAGAAATGGGTCTGgaaacgatgatgatgatgaaaggaAGGGCAGCAAAAGTGTGGAAGAACCCCTTTTGGCAGCAGAAGAAAATTGCAAAATGATGAGGTTTCCATGGATGAAATTAGGGATATTAATCTTAGTCTGGTCTTCTTTCTGTTTTCTCTACCTTCTTCGTGGAAACCGAGATGGCCAG GGTATTACTTCTATAAAGCCTTGTGGACTGGGTTATTGGATGCTCTCATTGTTTCAAATTCCTCTAGCCCTGGCTTATACTGCCTGGATGATATGCAGAAAAGatagtctttcatatcaaactttTCACCATAAG GACATTGAAGACCTGACCCAAAGTAGACAACTAAACCAACTCACTTTCCCAGTAATGGCGCTATTAGCAGGGGTTTTAGGCGGTGTCTTCGGGATTGGAGGTGGAATGCTTATAAGCCCACTTCTACTCCAGGTTGGAATAACACCTGAG GTAACAGCAGCAACTTGTTCTTTCATGGTTTTCTTCTCGTCAACCATGTCGTCGTTTCAGTATTTGTTGTTAGGCATGAAGCACATAGACATCGCCTTTGTCTTTGCTACCATATGTTTTGTTGCATCGCTTCTGGGATTGGTTGTGGTGCACAGAGCAATTCAACAGTACGGAAGAGCTTCTCTTATTGTATTCTCAGTTAGCATTGTGATGGCTTTGAGTACTGTTTTGATGACAAGCTATGGGGCTCTTGATGTTTGGAGAAACTACATATCCGGAAAATACATGGGGTTCAAACTGCCTTGTTAA
- the LOC107421188 gene encoding transcription factor ILR3 has translation MCSPGNPNWDFDYALIDDLPVPGGDLLQLGEPPSFTWPSHSFTAPTALSVEFNDSYGNSDGLKETKSQKRLRPESCGASGSKACREKMRRDRLNDRFLELGSILYPERPNKMDKGVILSDAVRIVTQLRREAQKLKESNEQLEEKINELKAEKNELRDEKQRLKAEKDTLDHQVKALSNQPGFLHPPAVPAPFSAPGHVIGSKLVPLGYPGISMWQFMPPAAVDTSQDHVLRPPVA, from the exons ATGTGTTCGCCGGGCAATCCCAACTGGGATTTTGATTACGCCTTAATAGACGACCTTCCTGTCCCTGGCGGTGACCTTCTTCAACTTGGAGAGCCGCCAAGTTTTACCTGGCCTTCTCATTCTTTCACTGCTCCTACCGCTCTCAG TGTAGAATTTAATGACTCATATGGGAACTCTGATGGACTTAAGGAAACCAAGTCTCAGAAACG GTTGAGGCCTGAATCATGTGGTGCATCTGGTTCCAAAGCATGTAGAGAAAAAATGCGGAGGGATAGACTTAACGACAG GTTCCTGGAATTGGGTTCTATTTTGTATCCTGAAAGGCCTAATAAAATGGACAAAGGAGTTATATTAAGTGATGCTGTACGGATTGTGACTCAGTTGCGTAGGGAAGCCCAAAAGCTAAAGGAATCAAATGAGCAGCTCGAggagaaaataaatgaattaaag GCTGAGAAGAACGAACTTCGAGATGAGAAGCAGAGGTTAAAGGCAGAGAAAGATACCCTTGATCACCAAGTGAAAGCTCTCAGTAATCAACCAGGTTTCCTACACCCTCCCGCCGTACCAGCTCCTTTTTCTGCTCCAGGCCATGTCATTGGCAGCAAGCTGGTGCCCCTTGGGTACCCTGGAATTTCCATGTGGCAGTTTATGCCGCCAGCTGCTGTTGATACTTCTCAGGACCATGTTCTGCGTCCTCCAGTTGCCTAG